Genomic DNA from Clostridia bacterium:
GTGTTGCGTATAGAGGAAATTGAGGCGCTTCGAAGCCGGCAGTTTAAGAAAGTGCAAGTGACCTTCAAGAGCCCGGCCGGCTCGTTGCCGGAAAACCTGGAAGGTATAGTCAACCCCAAGGAGGAGAACGGCGCCATCAGGTTATTGTTTAATGGCGGCATCGATGCCCTCGTCGCCATCAGCGCCTTCGTGGCCTATATGATGTCGGTATACCAGTCTTCGTTTGCCGGGGCCGGCAGCGGTGTGGAGCAATTTACGACC
This window encodes:
- a CDS encoding AAA family ATPase, translating into MHEPRLLILDELTSGLDPLVQKRLYELLLEENRKGVTVFFSSHVLSEVQKLCHRVAPLKEGRVLRIEEIEALRSRQFKKVQVTFKSPAGSLPENLEGIVNPKEENGAIRLLFNGGIDALVAISAFVAYMMSVYQSSFAGAGSGVEQFTTMLFMLPLQAPASSAIGEFGEKGC